A genomic stretch from Chitinophaga lutea includes:
- a CDS encoding FecR family protein, whose protein sequence is MSDNKLIINILIESLNAHYTGVPLDPVKKQVVDEWLQADRSNRDFYNNLLTAKGFSAAVEELALAKNDSKQALLQHLYPAHHRKNTFNKSFKIISIAASLTILIGLGIIAVYKNRFTDEKPVPGTQAVSIPPIHPKGSATLALANGRVIPLSQPGTVIPLQGSTQVTQPAAGVLAYSPDPGQPMPETPLYNTVTTPRGGFYKVILPDQSVAYLNAASKLRFPTTYSADIRDVEISGEVFFEVTKSQKPFVVTTANSNKPAKITVLGTKFNITAYPDEQAITTTLVEGAVKVETEGTNSKKLSPGQQSIIRHDENGIEVNTAADIEAITSWTTGTYVFRENIKSVLTKISRWYNVEVEFKGRLTNDEFFGRINRNTELSEVITLLRAGGANIEYSKGKITVFP, encoded by the coding sequence ATGTCTGATAACAAATTGATAATCAACATTCTCATTGAATCGCTGAACGCCCATTATACAGGCGTTCCGCTCGATCCGGTTAAAAAGCAGGTCGTCGATGAGTGGTTACAGGCCGACCGCTCTAATAGGGACTTCTACAATAATCTCCTCACTGCGAAGGGATTCAGTGCCGCGGTGGAAGAACTTGCTCTTGCCAAAAACGATAGCAAGCAGGCACTCCTGCAGCATCTCTATCCTGCACATCACCGCAAAAACACGTTCAATAAATCTTTCAAGATAATTTCAATCGCCGCCAGTCTAACCATCCTCATCGGGCTGGGTATCATTGCCGTTTACAAGAACCGCTTCACCGATGAAAAACCAGTACCCGGCACGCAGGCCGTGTCCATCCCGCCTATTCATCCCAAAGGGTCTGCAACCCTTGCTCTTGCCAACGGGCGGGTGATTCCTTTGTCTCAGCCAGGGACTGTCATACCACTGCAGGGATCAACCCAGGTCACACAGCCCGCTGCCGGGGTACTGGCTTACTCACCCGATCCGGGCCAACCAATGCCCGAAACACCATTATATAATACGGTAACTACTCCACGGGGAGGCTTTTACAAAGTCATCCTGCCGGACCAGTCCGTAGCATATCTGAACGCCGCGTCCAAACTCCGTTTTCCAACTACGTATTCCGCTGATATACGTGACGTAGAAATCAGCGGCGAAGTCTTTTTCGAAGTTACCAAATCACAAAAACCATTTGTCGTAACTACTGCTAACAGCAATAAACCCGCGAAAATTACCGTATTAGGCACCAAATTTAACATCACAGCCTACCCCGATGAACAAGCCATCACCACTACCCTCGTAGAAGGAGCTGTAAAAGTTGAAACGGAAGGCACTAACAGCAAAAAATTATCCCCCGGTCAGCAGTCAATCATTAGACATGATGAAAATGGTATTGAAGTAAACACCGCAGCGGACATAGAAGCCATCACCAGCTGGACAACAGGTACCTACGTTTTCAGAGAAAACATAAAGAGTGTTTTAACCAAAATTTCCCGCTGGTACAATGTTGAGGTAGAATTTAAAGGCAGACTTACCAACGACGAATTTTTCGGCAGGATCAACCGCAATACCGAACTGTCAGAAGTAATAACGCTTCTCCGCGCAGGAGGTGCAAACATAGAGTATAGCAAAGGAAAAATAACTGTATTTCCTTAA
- a CDS encoding RNA polymerase sigma factor produces MAPNDVITRFHRGDKSAFEEIHHKFFPLTYGIAKSYVGPEQAKDAVQTAFISLWENREGLKTVDHIKFWLITTIRNICISILRAETRLSIARKKLLDANNEEANAHIYHIEIQSELLQKIEAAVTRLPARYQKIFDLAYKRQWSDDQIADILNISKKSVTEGKSRLHHEVRQQLLNNGELSLGMMLLGMDQLMTIISQNQV; encoded by the coding sequence ATGGCACCGAATGACGTAATAACGCGATTCCATCGAGGCGATAAATCCGCCTTCGAGGAAATCCACCACAAATTCTTCCCCTTAACGTATGGCATAGCCAAATCCTACGTTGGGCCTGAACAGGCAAAAGATGCTGTACAAACAGCCTTTATTAGTCTTTGGGAAAACAGGGAAGGCTTAAAGACAGTGGATCATATCAAATTCTGGCTCATTACCACCATCCGGAATATCTGTATTTCCATCCTAAGAGCGGAAACAAGGTTGAGTATAGCGAGAAAAAAGCTGCTTGATGCCAACAACGAAGAAGCAAACGCTCATATATATCATATTGAAATTCAATCGGAATTGTTGCAGAAAATAGAAGCCGCTGTCACCAGATTACCTGCCAGATACCAAAAAATATTTGACCTCGCATATAAAAGGCAATGGTCAGATGACCAAATCGCCGATATTCTCAATATCAGCAAAAAGTCTGTTACGGAGGGAAAATCCCGCCTACATCATGAAGTAAGACAACAGCTGCTCAACAACGGCGAATTATCATTAGGAATGATGCTATTAGGAATGGATCAATTGATGACCATAATTTCCCAAAACCAGGTCTAA